In a genomic window of Corynebacterium lizhenjunii:
- the gcvH gene encoding glycine cleavage system protein GcvH has translation MTTLPSNFSYSEDHEWIAAPAAEVAGQTLRVGITSVAADRLGEVVFAELPAVGDTVTAGETCGEIESTKSVSDLYSPVTGTVTAVNEAVHDDYAVVNNDPFGEGWLFEVEVTEAGELMTAEEYASANGV, from the coding sequence ATGACCACCCTGCCTTCCAACTTCTCCTACTCCGAGGACCACGAGTGGATCGCTGCCCCGGCTGCAGAGGTAGCTGGCCAGACCCTTCGCGTGGGCATCACTTCCGTGGCTGCTGACCGCCTGGGCGAGGTCGTCTTCGCCGAGCTGCCCGCCGTTGGTGACACCGTCACCGCTGGTGAAACCTGCGGCGAGATCGAGTCCACCAAGTCCGTCTCCGACCTGTACTCCCCGGTCACCGGCACCGTCACCGCTGTCAACGAAGCGGTCCATGATGACTACGCCGTGGTCAATAATGACCCCTTCGGCGAAGGCTGGCTCTTCGAGGTCGAGGTCACCGAAGCCGGTGAGCTGATGACCGCCGAGGAATACGCTTCCGCCAACGGCGTCTAA
- a CDS encoding MFS transporter produces MLTQEWFKVALGMYLVAFGANLFAPMVLTYQIHAGLGELSTTFLFGVYAVGLIVALFIGGPASDARGRRAIIRPALLCTAAGSVILLAGYAGNLAALLIGRLTIGVAVGLAMSAGAAWMKELSPTVGIGARRSSLALTLGFATAPLFSGLMAQFLPGPTLAPYAAHLALALVIIPLTWNAPARPPQGGQRAWFPRSLLTARFLPVACYAPWVFGAASTSFAFLPGMVRQHTSAPIAVAGCIALLTMGTGAVVQRWALNWSAAFGMVAGAVGMGIGLIIVLNREHAWSIYLLPLSAIVLGVCYGTNMVIGLAQTQALAPPHELGAATGVFYTLTYLGFFAPFILSAAGPIVGYSTTFVVGIVAALLTMLFAAYSQRGNGA; encoded by the coding sequence ATGCTGACACAGGAATGGTTCAAAGTCGCGTTGGGAATGTACTTGGTGGCTTTTGGCGCGAACCTCTTTGCCCCGATGGTCCTGACGTACCAGATTCATGCGGGGTTGGGTGAACTGTCCACAACGTTCCTCTTCGGAGTCTATGCGGTGGGACTCATCGTCGCATTGTTCATTGGCGGGCCGGCATCCGACGCGCGCGGGAGACGCGCCATCATCCGGCCAGCGTTGTTGTGCACGGCGGCAGGCTCTGTCATCTTGTTGGCCGGATACGCGGGTAACCTCGCCGCGCTGTTAATTGGGCGGCTGACCATTGGCGTGGCCGTGGGGCTGGCGATGTCTGCGGGCGCGGCCTGGATGAAGGAGCTTAGCCCCACCGTGGGCATCGGCGCGCGGCGCTCCTCGCTGGCACTGACCCTCGGCTTTGCCACCGCGCCGCTGTTTTCTGGCCTGATGGCGCAGTTCTTACCGGGTCCCACGCTCGCCCCGTATGCGGCGCACCTGGCACTGGCGCTGGTTATTATTCCCCTGACATGGAACGCTCCGGCACGCCCGCCACAGGGTGGCCAACGTGCGTGGTTCCCGCGCAGCCTGCTCACCGCCCGCTTTCTACCCGTGGCCTGTTACGCCCCCTGGGTATTTGGCGCAGCCTCAACCTCTTTCGCCTTTTTGCCGGGTATGGTGCGGCAACACACCTCAGCCCCCATTGCGGTAGCCGGCTGCATAGCACTGCTCACCATGGGCACGGGCGCCGTGGTGCAGCGCTGGGCGCTGAACTGGTCTGCAGCGTTCGGCATGGTGGCCGGGGCGGTAGGCATGGGCATAGGGCTGATCATTGTCCTCAACCGGGAACACGCGTGGTCTATCTACCTGCTGCCGCTGAGCGCAATTGTGCTTGGCGTGTGCTACGGAACCAACATGGTCATTGGCTTGGCGCAAACTCAGGCATTAGCGCCGCCACATGAGCTGGGGGCGGCAACGGGGGTGTTCTACACGCTGACTTATTTGGGCTTCTTTGCCCCTTTTATTCTCAGTGCGGCCGGCCCGATTGTTGGGTATTCCACCACCTTTGTCGTGGGTATCGTAGCGGCGCTGTTGACAATGCTTTTCGCTGCATATTCTCAAAGGGGTAACGGGGCCTAA
- the lipB gene encoding lipoyl(octanoyl) transferase LipB, translating to MTAPRDPFFPADRSIRADSTTTLDIRNLGRMDYQAAWDLQAELAAARAAGDIGDTILVVEHPNIYTAGKRTQPEDMPTNGLPVITVDRGGRITWHGEGQLVVYPIIRLAEPVDVVDYVRRLEEATIHTVRQLGVSTAGRIDGRSGVWVPSTTTAADPSAPTRDRKIAALGIRITRGVTMHGLALNCTNTLEYYDHIVACGIDDADVTTLSLELGRPISIEEATAPLLAALEETLSGRMTVADHTFGSAPDPTKLTNQKRRQARAQGQG from the coding sequence ATGACCGCACCCCGCGACCCCTTCTTTCCCGCAGACCGCTCCATCCGTGCCGACTCCACCACAACCCTCGACATACGCAACCTGGGCCGCATGGACTACCAAGCCGCTTGGGACCTCCAGGCCGAACTCGCCGCTGCCCGTGCAGCAGGCGACATTGGCGATACCATCTTGGTAGTCGAGCACCCCAACATCTACACCGCCGGCAAACGCACCCAGCCAGAAGACATGCCGACCAATGGGCTTCCCGTCATCACAGTGGACCGCGGAGGGCGAATCACCTGGCACGGCGAAGGCCAACTGGTGGTCTACCCCATCATCCGCCTCGCAGAGCCCGTTGATGTCGTCGACTACGTCCGCCGCCTCGAAGAGGCAACCATCCATACCGTGCGCCAACTGGGCGTAAGCACTGCCGGGCGCATAGACGGACGCTCCGGGGTGTGGGTGCCCTCCACCACCACCGCAGCAGACCCCAGCGCTCCCACCCGTGACCGCAAGATCGCCGCACTAGGAATCCGCATCACCCGCGGGGTCACCATGCACGGCCTGGCGCTGAACTGCACCAACACCCTAGAGTATTACGACCACATTGTGGCCTGCGGAATTGATGATGCCGACGTCACCACGTTAAGCCTCGAACTCGGCCGGCCCATTAGCATCGAAGAGGCCACCGCCCCACTACTGGCAGCCCTGGAGGAAACCCTATCGGGGCGCATGACCGTTGCAGACCATACTTTCGGCTCCGCACCCGACCCCACCAAGCTCACCAATCAGAAACGCCGACAAGCACGGGCACAAGGGCAAGGGTGA
- the gcvP gene encoding aminomethyl-transferring glycine dehydrogenase yields MEFISRHLGPDAPEQATMLAQVGYDSVEALVDAAIPSSIRATTTPQLPPARSETEAQERLRELASKNTVLKSFYGQGYSDTITPPVIRRGLLEDAGWYTAYTPYQPEISQGRLEALLNFQTLIEELTGLPIANASLLDEASAVAEAVGLMSRAVKKGRRVVLDSRLHPQVLTVAAERARAIELEVDIADLRDGLVGEDIVGVVAAYTGTTGDILDPRTLIEEVHTRGALVTVAADPLSLLLLEGPGHLGADIVVGSTQRFGVPLFFGGPHAAYMAVADKLKRQMPGRLVGVSVDATGAPAYRLALQTREQHIRRERATSNICTAQALLANVASMYAVYHGPAGLKRIAQRIHAHAVAFAEAVQAAGNTVVSAEFFDTVTVSGVDAAAIKAELQSRGYLVRAIGTDQISVSFGESATAQDVAVLAAAFGAQPADVPSADADSADAADGQSADTRLPQALLRTTPALSHHIFNSIHSETQMLRYLRELSDKDLALDRTMIPLGSCTMKLNPTAAMEPISWPEFAGIHPYAPQETTAGWRELIEELEEWLAQITGYAKVSIQPNAGSQGELAGLLAIRRYHLANGDHGRDVVLIPASAHGTNAASATLANLRVVVVKTATDGSIDLSDLDAKIEQHAAHLAGIMITYPSTHGVFDPEVREVCEKVHAAGGQVYIDGANMNALSGWAQPGEFGGDVSHLNLHKTFTIPHGGGGPGVGPVAVAEHLVPFLPTNANDPDLDPAVATAISTGVPITATEYGSAGVLPISWAYLAMVGADGLAAATAHAILGANYLASRLGEAFSILYTGNAGLVAHECILDLRELTDASGVTATDVAKRLIDYGFHAPTLAFPVAGTLMVEPTESEDLAELDRFVEAMLSIRAEIQEIIDGKVDYDKSVIHHAPFTAAAVTSDDWDYEFTRQQAAYPVDSLRRAKYFPPVRRLDEAYGDRNLVCSCPPPEAFDTTN; encoded by the coding sequence ATGGAATTCATCTCCCGTCACCTCGGGCCAGATGCTCCTGAGCAAGCCACTATGCTTGCCCAGGTTGGCTATGACAGCGTCGAAGCCCTGGTAGACGCCGCCATCCCTTCCTCAATCCGCGCCACAACAACACCGCAGTTGCCGCCGGCGCGCAGCGAAACGGAAGCGCAGGAGCGGCTGCGGGAACTCGCCTCGAAAAACACTGTGCTCAAGTCCTTCTACGGTCAGGGCTACTCGGACACCATTACCCCGCCAGTAATCCGTCGTGGACTGCTAGAAGACGCTGGCTGGTACACCGCCTACACCCCCTACCAGCCAGAGATTTCCCAGGGTCGCCTGGAGGCTTTGCTGAACTTCCAGACCTTGATCGAAGAGCTCACTGGCCTGCCTATTGCCAACGCGTCCCTGTTGGACGAGGCCTCTGCTGTGGCTGAGGCCGTGGGTCTGATGTCGCGTGCGGTGAAGAAGGGGCGCCGGGTAGTCCTGGACTCCCGACTGCACCCGCAGGTGCTGACGGTGGCTGCAGAGCGCGCCCGCGCCATCGAGCTGGAGGTTGATATTGCAGATTTGCGCGATGGCCTCGTAGGCGAGGACATCGTGGGCGTGGTTGCCGCCTACACCGGTACCACTGGCGATATTCTGGATCCCCGTACCCTAATCGAGGAGGTCCACACCCGTGGCGCCTTGGTAACGGTTGCGGCGGACCCGCTGTCCTTACTCCTGTTGGAGGGCCCGGGCCACCTGGGGGCCGATATTGTGGTTGGTTCCACCCAGCGCTTTGGCGTGCCGCTGTTCTTCGGTGGCCCGCACGCGGCCTACATGGCGGTGGCGGATAAGCTCAAGCGCCAGATGCCTGGCCGTTTGGTGGGCGTGTCTGTTGATGCCACCGGTGCCCCCGCCTACCGCCTGGCCCTGCAGACCCGCGAGCAGCATATTCGCCGCGAGCGCGCGACGTCTAACATTTGTACCGCCCAGGCGCTGCTGGCAAATGTTGCCTCCATGTACGCGGTCTACCACGGTCCGGCGGGCCTGAAGCGTATTGCGCAGCGCATCCATGCCCACGCGGTGGCTTTCGCCGAGGCCGTGCAGGCCGCTGGCAACACCGTCGTGTCTGCAGAGTTCTTTGACACCGTCACTGTCTCCGGGGTAGACGCTGCCGCGATCAAGGCCGAACTGCAATCCCGCGGCTACCTGGTGCGCGCCATTGGCACCGATCAGATTTCGGTGTCCTTCGGTGAGTCCGCTACGGCACAGGATGTAGCAGTCCTTGCCGCCGCCTTTGGCGCCCAGCCTGCCGATGTCCCGTCCGCTGACGCCGACTCCGCCGATGCCGCCGATGGCCAGTCTGCCGATACCCGCCTGCCGCAGGCCCTGCTGCGCACCACCCCGGCGCTGAGCCACCACATCTTCAATTCCATCCACTCTGAGACTCAGATGCTGCGCTACCTGCGCGAGCTCTCTGACAAGGATCTGGCTCTAGACCGCACGATGATCCCCCTGGGTTCGTGCACCATGAAGCTCAACCCAACTGCAGCCATGGAGCCTATCTCCTGGCCGGAGTTTGCCGGAATCCACCCCTACGCCCCGCAGGAAACCACTGCGGGTTGGCGGGAGTTGATTGAGGAGCTGGAAGAGTGGCTGGCCCAGATCACCGGCTACGCCAAGGTCTCCATCCAGCCCAACGCGGGTTCCCAGGGCGAGCTGGCCGGCCTGCTGGCCATCCGCCGCTACCACCTGGCCAACGGTGATCATGGGCGCGATGTGGTGCTGATTCCGGCATCGGCGCATGGCACCAACGCGGCATCGGCCACGCTAGCCAACCTGCGGGTAGTGGTAGTCAAGACCGCTACGGACGGTTCCATCGACTTGAGCGACCTGGATGCCAAGATTGAGCAGCACGCAGCACACCTGGCGGGCATCATGATCACCTACCCGTCTACTCACGGCGTGTTTGACCCGGAGGTGCGCGAGGTCTGCGAGAAGGTGCACGCTGCGGGCGGGCAGGTCTACATCGACGGCGCCAACATGAACGCCTTGTCCGGGTGGGCTCAGCCCGGCGAGTTCGGCGGCGATGTCAGCCACCTGAACTTGCACAAGACCTTCACCATTCCACATGGTGGCGGCGGACCCGGCGTTGGCCCGGTAGCCGTGGCCGAGCACTTGGTGCCGTTCTTGCCCACCAATGCCAATGACCCAGACCTGGACCCGGCCGTAGCCACCGCCATCAGCACCGGAGTGCCGATTACCGCCACCGAGTACGGCTCTGCTGGCGTTCTGCCAATTTCCTGGGCTTACCTGGCCATGGTGGGCGCCGATGGTCTGGCTGCGGCCACCGCACACGCCATCTTGGGCGCCAACTACCTGGCATCGCGCCTGGGCGAGGCCTTCTCCATCCTCTACACCGGCAATGCCGGCCTGGTCGCGCACGAGTGCATCCTAGATTTGCGTGAGCTTACTGATGCCTCCGGCGTCACGGCCACCGATGTGGCCAAGCGCCTCATCGACTATGGCTTCCACGCCCCCACCTTGGCTTTCCCCGTTGCGGGCACCTTGATGGTGGAGCCCACCGAGTCCGAGGACTTGGCAGAGCTGGATCGCTTTGTGGAGGCCATGCTCTCCATCCGGGCAGAAATCCAGGAGATCATCGATGGCAAGGTGGACTACGACAAGTCGGTTATCCACCACGCACCGTTTACCGCCGCTGCGGTCACCAGCGACGATTGGGACTATGAGTTCACCCGTCAGCAGGCCGCCTACCCTGTGGACTCCCTGCGTCGGGCCAAGTACTTCCCGCCAGTGCGCCGTCTGGATGAGGCCTATGGTGACCGTAACTTGGTCTGCTCCTGCCCGCCGCCGGAAGCATTCGACACCACTAACTAA
- a CDS encoding DUF4191 domain-containing protein: MAQADDKAALKAAKKQERAAKRAQRKQTRSQMWQVFQMQRKQDKALVPIMLLAILGVGLAFFLLGLLFNGQWFMLIVGLGFGFVLAMWLFTRRVERDMYKKVEDQPGVAGWALEQQLRNTMGIVWSVKPGIAATRQQDLVHRVIGNAGVVLVAEGNRKRLAPTIGQLKKRIDKLAAGVPVYEVYVGDGEDEVPVAKLRTHVMKLPRNFNKEETYANIRKIEAMDSMPGIMPGMPKGPVPHQAQNMAGMNRRMRRAAERKGR; this comes from the coding sequence ATGGCACAAGCTGACGATAAAGCAGCCCTCAAAGCTGCGAAAAAGCAAGAACGCGCGGCAAAGCGCGCACAGCGCAAACAGACTCGCTCGCAGATGTGGCAAGTCTTCCAGATGCAGCGCAAGCAGGACAAAGCACTGGTGCCAATCATGCTGTTGGCCATCCTTGGCGTTGGCCTTGCCTTCTTCCTTCTTGGTTTGCTGTTTAACGGCCAGTGGTTCATGCTCATTGTCGGCCTTGGCTTCGGCTTTGTGCTGGCGATGTGGCTCTTTACCCGCCGCGTCGAACGAGACATGTACAAAAAGGTCGAAGACCAACCAGGCGTGGCAGGCTGGGCGCTCGAACAGCAGCTGCGCAACACAATGGGCATAGTGTGGTCTGTCAAGCCAGGCATCGCCGCCACCCGCCAACAGGACCTGGTCCACCGCGTAATTGGCAATGCCGGCGTCGTACTCGTGGCTGAAGGCAACCGCAAGCGCTTGGCGCCGACGATTGGGCAGTTGAAGAAGCGCATCGATAAATTGGCCGCCGGTGTGCCCGTCTACGAGGTCTACGTTGGCGACGGCGAAGACGAAGTGCCCGTGGCAAAGCTGCGCACCCACGTGATGAAGCTGCCGCGCAACTTCAACAAAGAGGAGACCTACGCGAACATCCGCAAGATTGAGGCCATGGACTCCATGCCTGGCATCATGCCCGGCATGCCCAAAGGTCCCGTGCCGCACCAGGCGCAAAACATGGCCGGCATGAACCGCCGCATGCGCCGTGCCGCTGAACGCAAGGGCCGCTAG
- the lipA gene encoding lipoyl synthase, with the protein MTDKHEGRRLLRIEAKNSEVPIEQKPRWIRNQVRTGPGYEDIKKKVQGASLHTVCQEAGCPNIHECWESREATFLIGGDQCTRRCDFCDIKTGKPGALDRGEPQRVAEEVRSMELNYSTITGVTRDDLPDEGAWLYAEVVRKIHELNPTTGVENLTPDFSGKPDLLQEVFEARPEVFAHNLETVPRIFKRIRPAFRYERSLDVIRQAHDFGLITKSNLILGMGETKEEIEEALRDLRSAGCDIITITQYLRPGPRFHPIERWVRPEEFVEHSNLAKELGFGGVMSGPLVRSSYRAGRLYVQAMEARGFDLPENLKHLAETSEGATAQEASTLLQKYGPSEETPVTTRMVKAPAAVGSTIR; encoded by the coding sequence GTGACTGATAAGCATGAAGGACGCAGGCTGCTTCGGATCGAGGCCAAAAACTCCGAGGTGCCCATCGAGCAAAAGCCCCGGTGGATCCGCAACCAGGTGCGCACCGGCCCCGGCTACGAAGACATCAAGAAGAAGGTACAAGGCGCCTCGCTGCACACCGTGTGCCAGGAAGCCGGCTGCCCCAACATCCACGAATGCTGGGAATCACGCGAAGCCACCTTCCTCATCGGCGGCGACCAATGCACCCGCCGCTGCGACTTCTGCGACATCAAAACGGGCAAGCCCGGCGCCCTCGACCGCGGGGAACCACAACGCGTGGCCGAAGAAGTCCGCAGCATGGAGCTAAACTACTCCACTATCACTGGTGTCACCCGCGATGACCTTCCCGATGAAGGCGCTTGGCTCTACGCCGAAGTTGTGCGCAAGATTCACGAACTCAACCCCACCACCGGCGTAGAAAACCTCACCCCAGACTTCTCCGGCAAGCCCGACTTGCTGCAAGAGGTCTTCGAAGCCCGGCCGGAGGTCTTTGCCCACAACCTGGAGACGGTACCGCGCATTTTCAAGCGCATCCGCCCTGCGTTTCGCTACGAGCGTTCCCTGGACGTCATTCGCCAGGCCCACGACTTCGGCCTGATTACCAAGTCCAACCTAATCCTGGGCATGGGCGAGACAAAGGAAGAAATCGAAGAGGCGCTGCGCGACCTGCGCTCCGCCGGATGCGACATCATCACCATCACCCAGTACCTGCGCCCTGGGCCGCGGTTCCACCCCATCGAGCGGTGGGTACGCCCAGAAGAGTTTGTCGAACACTCCAACCTAGCCAAGGAACTCGGCTTCGGCGGAGTTATGTCTGGCCCGCTCGTGCGCTCTTCATACCGTGCTGGCCGCCTCTACGTCCAGGCGATGGAAGCTCGCGGCTTCGACCTGCCAGAAAACCTCAAACACCTGGCAGAGACCTCCGAGGGCGCCACTGCCCAGGAAGCCTCCACGCTGCTGCAAAAGTACGGTCCGTCCGAAGAAACGCCCGTCACCACGCGCATGGTCAAAGCACCCGCCGCGGTGGGCTCCACTATCCGCTAG
- the sucB gene encoding 2-oxoglutarate dehydrogenase, E2 component, dihydrolipoamide succinyltransferase, translating into MAQSVVMPELGESVTEGTITQWLKSVGDTVEVDEPLLEVSTDKVDTEIPSPVAGTILEIKADEDDTIDVGAVIAIIGDADESADSSSESEAKSESTDEEDSAESAESEGSKDDSSASKEEEEKSAPASAGSGSGTEVAMPELGESVTEGTITQWLKSVGDTVEVDEPLLEVSTDKVDTEIPSPVAGTILEIKAEEDETIDVGAVIAIIGDASAASSSSNNIDDSSASKAEKNEKKDSAEAKESEDAKHSKDDSSASKNEEEKSAPDSAGSGSGTEVAMPELGESVTEGTITQWLKSVGDTVEVDEPLLEVSTDKVDTEIPSPVAGTILEIKAEEDETIDVGAVIAIIGDASAASSSSNNNDDSSASKEEKNEEDSADSAASESKDDSKEEEKPAEKTEQKAKTQESSAATDSPASTGSTKVNNGDNVPYVTPLVRKLAEKHGVDLNAVSGTGVGGRIRKQDVLAAAGEGEAPAAAASSKEDPRARWSTKSVDPEKQELIGTTQKVNRIREITATKMVEALQISAQLTHVQEVDMTAIWDLRKQSKQAFIDKYGANLSFLPFIVKATAEALVSHPNVNASYNPETKEMTYHADVNIAIAVDTPRGLLTPVIHKAQDLSLPEIAQQIAELADKARNNKLKPNDLTGATFTVTNIGSEGALLDTPILVPPQAGILGTAAITKRAVVVTEDGQDAIAIRQMCYLPFTYDHQVVDGADAGRFITTIKDRLETADFAADLDI; encoded by the coding sequence ATGGCGCAATCCGTTGTGATGCCCGAACTGGGCGAATCCGTAACCGAAGGCACTATCACCCAGTGGCTGAAGTCCGTGGGAGATACCGTCGAGGTCGACGAACCCTTGCTGGAGGTCTCCACGGATAAGGTGGATACGGAAATCCCCTCCCCGGTGGCAGGCACCATCCTAGAGATCAAGGCTGATGAGGACGACACCATTGATGTCGGCGCGGTCATCGCCATCATTGGGGATGCTGACGAGTCAGCAGATTCCAGCTCCGAGTCCGAGGCTAAGTCTGAGTCCACGGACGAGGAAGACTCTGCGGAGTCCGCAGAGTCTGAGGGGAGCAAGGACGACTCCTCTGCATCCAAGGAGGAAGAGGAGAAATCTGCACCGGCTTCCGCCGGTTCCGGGTCCGGCACCGAAGTCGCTATGCCGGAGCTCGGCGAGTCCGTCACCGAAGGCACCATCACCCAGTGGCTAAAGTCCGTAGGCGACACCGTCGAGGTCGACGAACCTCTGCTGGAAGTCTCCACCGACAAGGTTGATACCGAAATCCCCTCCCCGGTGGCAGGCACCATCCTAGAAATCAAGGCCGAAGAAGACGAGACCATCGACGTCGGCGCAGTCATCGCAATTATCGGCGACGCTTCCGCCGCCAGCTCCTCCTCCAACAACATCGACGACTCCTCCGCATCCAAGGCAGAGAAGAACGAGAAGAAGGACTCCGCAGAAGCCAAGGAATCCGAAGACGCCAAGCACAGCAAGGACGACTCCTCTGCATCCAAGAACGAAGAGGAGAAGTCTGCACCGGATTCCGCCGGTTCCGGGTCCGGCACCGAAGTCGCTATGCCGGAGCTCGGCGAGTCCGTCACCGAAGGCACCATCACCCAGTGGCTAAAGTCCGTAGGCGACACCGTCGAGGTCGACGAACCTCTGCTGGAAGTCTCCACCGACAAGGTTGATACCGAAATCCCCTCCCCGGTGGCAGGCACCATCCTAGAAATCAAGGCCGAAGAAGACGAGACCATCGACGTCGGAGCAGTCATCGCAATTATCGGCGACGCTTCCGCCGCCAGCTCCTCCTCCAACAACAACGACGACTCCTCCGCATCCAAGGAAGAGAAGAACGAGGAAGATTCTGCGGATTCCGCAGCGTCTGAGAGCAAGGACGACTCCAAGGAAGAGGAGAAGCCAGCAGAAAAGACCGAGCAGAAGGCAAAGACGCAGGAATCCTCTGCCGCCACTGACTCCCCCGCTTCCACTGGCTCGACTAAGGTCAACAACGGCGACAATGTTCCCTACGTGACCCCGCTGGTGCGCAAGCTGGCAGAGAAGCACGGCGTGGACCTCAACGCCGTCTCCGGTACCGGTGTTGGTGGGCGTATCCGTAAGCAGGATGTTCTCGCCGCCGCTGGTGAGGGCGAGGCTCCCGCTGCAGCTGCTTCCAGCAAGGAAGACCCGCGTGCGCGCTGGTCCACCAAGTCCGTGGACCCGGAAAAGCAGGAGCTCATCGGCACCACCCAGAAGGTCAACCGCATCCGCGAGATCACGGCTACCAAGATGGTGGAGGCTCTGCAGATTTCTGCACAACTCACCCACGTCCAGGAAGTCGATATGACCGCTATCTGGGATCTGCGCAAGCAGTCCAAGCAGGCGTTCATCGACAAGTACGGTGCCAACCTGTCCTTCCTGCCGTTTATCGTGAAGGCAACGGCTGAGGCCCTGGTCTCCCACCCGAACGTTAACGCCTCCTACAACCCAGAGACGAAGGAGATGACCTACCACGCGGACGTCAACATCGCTATTGCGGTGGACACCCCGCGCGGACTGCTGACCCCGGTCATCCACAAGGCCCAGGATCTGAGCCTGCCAGAAATTGCTCAACAGATTGCGGAGCTCGCAGACAAGGCCCGCAATAACAAGCTCAAGCCGAATGACCTCACCGGTGCCACCTTCACTGTCACCAACATCGGCTCCGAGGGCGCGCTGCTGGATACCCCGATTCTGGTACCGCCACAGGCTGGCATTCTGGGCACCGCTGCTATTACCAAGCGCGCGGTTGTGGTCACCGAAGACGGCCAGGACGCCATTGCCATCCGCCAGATGTGCTACCTGCCGTTTACCTACGACCACCAGGTGGTCGATGGCGCCGACGCCGGCCGCTTCATCACCACCATCAAGGACCGCCTGGAGACTGCGGACTTCGCCGCAGACCTGGACATCTAA
- the gcvT gene encoding glycine cleavage system aminomethyltransferase GcvT — MTELLNSPLHAEHEKLGASFTAFGPWNMPLKYANELEEHRAVRESVGLFDLSHMGEIWVNGADAAAFLSYSFISDITNVAIGKAKYSMITAEDGGIIDDLITYRLGETKFLVVPNAGNADTVWEELNKRAEGFDVDLNNESRDVAMIAVQGPKAAEVLVPLVEDSKQEAVFGLDYYAATTGKVARKYAFICRTGYTGEDGFELIVYNSDAPELWNELLKAGEEYGIKPCGLAARDSLRLEAGMPLYGNELTRDITPVEAGMARAFAKKEADFVGAEVMRERAAAGPQIQITGLTSSQRRAARAGSEVYVGETKVGTVTSGQPSPTLGHPVAIALIDTSANLQPGDAVEVDIRGKRYPFEVAALPFYKRAR, encoded by the coding sequence ATGACTGAACTACTCAACTCCCCGCTGCACGCGGAGCATGAGAAACTCGGCGCTAGCTTCACCGCCTTCGGGCCGTGGAACATGCCGCTGAAGTACGCCAACGAACTCGAAGAGCACCGCGCAGTGCGCGAATCCGTGGGCCTTTTTGACCTGTCTCACATGGGTGAGATCTGGGTCAATGGCGCTGACGCTGCGGCGTTTTTGTCCTACAGCTTCATCTCTGACATCACCAATGTGGCCATTGGCAAGGCTAAGTACTCGATGATCACCGCTGAAGATGGCGGCATTATCGATGACCTGATCACCTATCGCCTGGGGGAAACCAAGTTCCTGGTGGTACCCAACGCCGGTAATGCAGACACGGTGTGGGAGGAGCTGAATAAGCGCGCAGAGGGCTTTGACGTTGACCTCAACAACGAGTCGCGCGATGTAGCCATGATTGCCGTCCAGGGCCCCAAGGCCGCCGAAGTACTGGTGCCGCTGGTAGAAGACAGCAAGCAAGAAGCCGTGTTTGGCCTGGACTACTACGCGGCAACCACGGGCAAAGTGGCGCGCAAGTACGCCTTCATTTGCCGCACCGGCTACACCGGGGAGGATGGCTTCGAGCTCATCGTCTACAACTCCGACGCCCCGGAGCTGTGGAACGAGCTGCTCAAGGCAGGCGAGGAGTACGGCATCAAGCCCTGTGGCCTGGCTGCGCGTGACTCTTTGCGCCTGGAGGCTGGCATGCCGCTCTACGGCAACGAGCTCACCCGGGACATCACCCCTGTGGAGGCCGGCATGGCTCGCGCCTTCGCCAAGAAGGAAGCCGACTTTGTGGGCGCCGAGGTCATGCGTGAGCGCGCAGCTGCCGGCCCGCAAATCCAAATCACCGGCCTGACCTCTTCCCAGCGCCGCGCTGCCCGCGCCGGTTCTGAGGTCTACGTGGGCGAGACCAAGGTGGGCACCGTGACCTCCGGTCAGCCCTCCCCCACCCTGGGCCACCCGGTGGCTATTGCCTTGATTGACACCTCAGCCAACCTCCAGCCAGGTGACGCCGTCGAGGTGGACATTCGCGGCAAGCGCTACCCCTTTGAGGTAGCTGCCCTCCCGTTCTACAAGCGGGCACGCTAA